A region of Streptomyces sp. R44 DNA encodes the following proteins:
- a CDS encoding S8 family peptidase produces the protein MNARTRLALASVALTAVTVTVTAPATAASGAAAGPEPTPAPLVTAANAVPGKYIVTLDRTVDAAQAAEQLNLKPTFVYEKAINGFAAPLTELQLAVVRNTPGVASVEEDAVALAPPQPTAPAATRGPAASWGLDRINQWNLPLDNDFTTRGSGAGVTAYILDTGIDYHHDEFGGRAAFGFDAMGDGRYGQDCNGHGTHVAGTVAGKTYGVARKASLVSVRVLGCDGRGTYSGMIAGLDWVARNARQPAVLNGSLGGDKSVALNDAATALFDAGVLPVIAAGNSAKDACDVSPASAQGVLTVAASNIWDEETSFSNHGPCVELFAPGQDIVSARIGGGSIAQNGTSMAAPHVAGVAALYKAEHPAAAPAEVAEWIDDNATKGLLSNVSGGTPNKLLFTGGL, from the coding sequence TCACCGCCCCGGCGACGGCCGCGTCCGGGGCCGCCGCCGGTCCGGAGCCGACCCCGGCCCCGCTCGTCACCGCCGCCAACGCGGTGCCCGGCAAGTACATCGTCACCCTCGACAGGACGGTCGACGCCGCCCAGGCCGCCGAGCAGCTGAACCTCAAGCCCACGTTCGTCTACGAGAAGGCCATCAACGGCTTCGCGGCCCCGCTGACCGAGCTCCAGCTGGCGGTGGTCCGGAACACCCCGGGGGTGGCCTCGGTCGAGGAGGACGCGGTGGCGCTCGCGCCGCCCCAGCCGACCGCGCCGGCGGCGACCCGCGGCCCGGCCGCCTCCTGGGGCCTGGACCGGATCAACCAGTGGAACCTGCCGCTCGACAACGACTTCACCACCCGTGGCAGCGGCGCCGGGGTGACCGCGTACATCCTCGACACCGGCATCGACTACCACCACGACGAGTTCGGCGGCCGCGCCGCCTTCGGTTTCGACGCGATGGGCGACGGACGCTACGGCCAGGACTGCAACGGCCACGGCACGCACGTCGCGGGCACGGTCGCCGGGAAGACGTACGGGGTCGCCCGCAAGGCCTCCCTGGTGAGCGTCCGGGTCCTCGGCTGCGACGGGCGCGGCACGTACTCCGGCATGATCGCCGGGCTCGACTGGGTCGCCAGGAACGCCCGGCAGCCGGCCGTCCTCAACGGCTCCCTGGGCGGCGACAAGTCCGTCGCCCTGAACGACGCCGCCACGGCGCTCTTCGACGCGGGCGTCCTGCCCGTCATCGCGGCGGGCAACTCGGCGAAGGACGCCTGCGACGTCTCGCCCGCGTCGGCGCAGGGCGTGCTCACCGTCGCCGCCTCCAACATCTGGGACGAGGAGACCTCCTTCTCCAACCACGGCCCGTGCGTCGAACTCTTCGCACCCGGCCAGGACATCGTCTCGGCGCGGATCGGCGGCGGCTCGATCGCCCAGAACGGCACCTCCATGGCCGCCCCGCACGTGGCCGGGGTCGCCGCGCTCTACAAGGCCGAACACCCCGCGGCGGCCCCGGCCGAGGTCGCCGAGTGGATCGACGACAACGCCACGAAGGGTCTGCTGAGCAACGTCAGCGGAGGCACCCCGAACAAGCTGCTGTTCACCGGCGGCCTGTAG
- a CDS encoding ROK family protein, which translates to MRHVIALDGGGTGVRAALVGLDGTPLHEARRAFGRGSVVESVLRCAEELRAEGQRRFGTGAEAAGVAVPGSLREVPLRELLGRRLGRIPVAVAYGVRAAGLAEGRLGAGRGAGGFLFVSLGRRVAGAVGTGRGVETGAHGGAGEIGHVVVRPGGPACGCGRRACLDAVPSPAAVARDWAAASGAADAGAAGCVRAVRRGDAAAAEVWRAAVEALADGLITAHTLLDCRTVIIGGGLAEAGDTLFVPLRAAVKERIAFRKLPELVPAALGAAAGCLGAGLLAADLLAVPPRAGSCPDRGGVRTSGEPATGRR; encoded by the coding sequence ATGAGGCACGTCATCGCCCTGGACGGGGGCGGAACCGGGGTGCGGGCGGCGCTGGTCGGGCTCGACGGGACGCCGCTGCACGAGGCGCGGCGGGCGTTCGGTCGCGGGTCCGTCGTGGAGTCGGTCCTGCGGTGCGCGGAGGAGCTCCGGGCCGAGGGGCAGAGGCGGTTCGGGACGGGCGCGGAGGCCGCGGGTGTCGCCGTGCCCGGCAGCCTCCGAGAGGTCCCGCTGCGGGAGTTGCTGGGCCGGAGGCTGGGGAGGATCCCCGTCGCGGTGGCGTACGGGGTCCGTGCCGCCGGCCTCGCCGAGGGCCGCCTCGGGGCGGGGCGCGGGGCGGGCGGGTTCCTGTTCGTGTCGCTCGGTCGCCGTGTCGCCGGCGCGGTCGGGACCGGTCGCGGTGTCGAGACCGGTGCCCACGGCGGGGCCGGCGAGATCGGCCACGTCGTCGTCCGCCCCGGCGGTCCCGCGTGCGGCTGCGGCCGGCGCGCCTGCCTGGACGCGGTCCCCTCGCCCGCCGCGGTCGCCCGCGACTGGGCCGCCGCGAGCGGGGCGGCGGACGCCGGCGCCGCCGGCTGCGTCCGGGCCGTCAGGAGGGGGGACGCGGCGGCGGCCGAGGTGTGGCGGGCGGCGGTCGAGGCCCTCGCCGACGGCCTGATCACCGCGCACACCCTGCTCGACTGCCGCACCGTGATCATCGGTGGCGGTCTCGCCGAGGCCGGGGACACGCTCTTCGTGCCGCTGCGCGCCGCCGTGAAGGAGCGCATCGCGTTCCGGAAGCTGCCCGAGCTCGTGCCCGCGGCGCTCGGGGCGGCCGCGGGGTGCCTGGGTGCGGGGCTGCTCGCCGCGGATCTGCTCGCGGTGCCCCCACGCGCCGGTTCGTGCCCGGATCGTGGGGGCGTGCGGACGTCCGGGGAGCCGGCTACAGGCCGCCGGTGA